In Terriglobus aquaticus, the genomic window TCTATCTCAGCTTGTCCGAACCCGAACAGGAACTGCGCAGATCCGCTGACTCACACGGCTGGGACTTCTCCGTCGTTCCTGTCGTCGAGTTCATCCCGGACGAAGCTTCCCTCGGTTCCGATGAGCAATACACCGTCTTCCATCCGACCGACGTAGAGCTGTCCAGCACCATCGACCGCATGTCCGCCGAGGTCGAGAAGGCGAAGCCAACCCGCCTCGTCATCGACTCACTCTCTGAACTCCGCCTGCTTGCCGTCGACAACATCCGCTATCGCCGCCAGTTGCTCGCCCTCAAGCGCTTCTTCGCGGGCCGCAGAACAACCGTGCTCATGCTTGACGATCGCACCTCCGATGGCCACGATCGCCAGCTCCAGAGCATCGCTCACGGCGTGATTCGCTTGGAAAAGCTGGCGCGCACCTTTGGCGTCACGCGCCGGCAGATCGAAATCCTCAAGCTTCGCGGATCCACCTTCCGCGAAGGCTTCCACGACTACAACATCCACTACGAAGGCGTGATCGTCTACCCGCGCCTGGTCGCCGCAGAGCACAGCACGACCTTCGAGCACACCGTCGTTCAGAGCGGTCTGCCGCAACTGGACAAGCTGTTCGGCGGCGGCATCCCCCGTGGCTCCAGCACGCTGATCATCGGACCCACAGGAAGTGGCAAAAGCTCCATCGCCATGCAGTACGCCTATACGGCAGCGAGCCAAGGCGAGCGCGCCATCATCTATGCGTTCGACGAAGTTCTGCGCACCGCGCAGGAGCGTGCCGAAGGTCTGGGCCTCGACGTCCGCCCCCTGATCGACGCCGGCACCCTTGCCATGTCACAGGTCGACCCCGCGGAGCTTTCGCCCGGCGAGTTCATCTGGCAGATCCGTCGCGATGTAGAAGACCGGCATACCAAGCTTGTCGTGATCGATAGTCTCAACGGCTTCCTCAATTCCATGCCGGGTGAAACGGACCTGCTTCTGCATCTGCATGAACTGCTCGCCTTTCTGAATCAGAAAGGCGTGGTCAGCCTGCTCATCATGACGCAGCACGGACTTGTCGGAACGATGCAGGCACAGGTGGACGTCAGCTATCTGTCCGACACCGTTCTGCTTCTCCGCTACTTCGAAGCCTCCGGCCGCATTCGCCAAAGCCTTGCCGTGCTCAAGAAGCGCGTCGGGAACCACGAGCGCACGTTGCGAGAGCTAACGTTTCAGGACAACCGCATCCAGGTGGGCGAGGCGCTGGAAGATTTTCAGGGCGTGCTGACGGGTGTTCCTACCTATCTCGGCAACAGACCGCCGGACTCTGCGGTGGGCAGCAGCCAGCGAGAAACCTTCCTTGGCAATTGAGCACACACTTCTGGTGCTCGCCCCGGTCGGCCGTGATGCATCCTTGCTCGAAACCGCGTTTACTCAGGCGGGCATGGCGGCGGAGGTCGTTCCAAACCTCTCGGTTGCATCGAAAGCGGTCAGCAGCGGAGAAGTGGGCGCGCTTGTGATCGCTGCGGAAACGCTGGGCGACGGTGGCATCTCCCAATTGCGACAAGCCATCCAGGCGCAGCCGCACTGGTCCGACGTTCCGCTTCTTCTTCTGCTGCCGGGACACGCCAAGGCTACGGCCAGCGCGCACCTGGAGGCTCTTCTGCAACACCTGCCGTCTGCCACACTGGTCGAGCGACCCATTCGCCCTGCCACACTGCTCAGTCTGGCTCGAGCGGCGCTCAAAAGCCGCATGCGCCAGTATGAAGTGCGCAGTGCCATCGAGCAGCGCGACAAAGCCGCGGCAAAGCTCGTCGAAAGTGAGAAACTCGCCGCCGTCGGCCGCCTTGCCGCCTCCATCTCGCACGAGATCAACAATCCGCTCGAGTCCCTCACCAACCTGCTGTATCTTGCCCAGCAGGATGCGAATCTCTCGCTCGAAACGCGCGGCTACCTTGAAGCTGCGGACAAAGAGCTGGCCCGTGCCGCCCACATCACCCAGCAAAGCCTGCGTTTTCATCGCCAAAGCACACGGCCTCAACGCCTGGGTGCTGCCGATCTACTGGCACCCGTGCTCGCCATCTACGCGGGCCGGTTGTCCAACAACCACGTACGCCTGATCACCGACTTCCGCGACAACACACAGGTGGTTTGCCGCGAAGGAGAGATTCGCCAGGTGCTCAGCAACCTGGTAAGCAATGCCATCGATGCGATGCGCCTCGGGGGTGTCCTGCAGATCTACTCCCACCGCGCCGTCCACCCCACCTCAGGCGAACCCGGCTTGGCCATCCTGCTGTCCGATACGGGCCATGGCATGCCAGACCATGTTGCCCAGCGGATCTTTGAGGCTTTCTACACGACGAAGGGCATCAACGGAACGGGCCTCGGCCTCTGGATCTCCGCAGACATCGCACGCAAGCACGGTGGGTCCTTGCAGGTGCGCAGCCGTCAAGCGGGAAATCGTGCCGGGACCCTCTTTCGGCTGTTCCTGCCGTGTGAGCTTTCCACTTCGGTTTGATCGGCTCGTTCGTTCAGGAGCGGCTGCCACAGCATACGCCGTTCGCTCGACACAACCGTGTCAAGCTCGCTCACTGGAACTTGCGCGACCCGAACCGTTGAATCGAGCGAAATAGACTTACCGAGAAAGCAAAGTGGCGCCTACCGGAACAGGTTGTCCCGCATCGACCGCAACACCCAGTAGCACTCGCACGCTGCACTCTCCAGCAGATCGCGCCGCTCGACCCGAATCATCCCTCGGTGGTACTCGATCATGCCCATCCGTTGCAGGTAGCCGGCACTCACCGAAATCGACGGCCGCCGAATCCCAAGCAGCTCGCTTAGATACTCGTGCGTCAGCGGCAGCTCCGCTTCCTCTGTCCGGTCGTTCACCATCAGCAGCCACCGAGCCAGCCGCGCATTCACGCCGTGCAGACCGTTGCATGCTGCAATCTGCGCCGCAGCCAGGCTTTCCATCTGCGCAACCTTCAGCACCAGATCGCGAATGGCAGAGTTGCGGCAGAACTCCCGCTCGAACCGCGAAAAGTCCATGCGGTACGCGCTTCCGGTCACCTGCACGACAGAACTCTTCTGCCCGCGCAGCGGGCCAAGCAAGTGAGTCGCTTCGGCGAAGCCTTCGCAGCCAAACATGCCGACTTCGATGGAAACGCCGGAAGCCATGGTGTTCACGACGGACGCAACGCCCGACGTAAGAAATCGAACACAGTCCGGCCGGGAATCAGCCCGGTACAGCACCGTCCGGTTCGGAAGCGACACGTGCTCGCAATGTTTTGCAAGATCAATGCCTGTTGCGTTGTGAACCGCCTCAACGAAGCGATTGCGGAATCGATCTGCCAAATACCAACCCTCTTCCAAACGGCATCGGAACGACCCTGTGTCGCACGAAACACGCGGCTATCTCGATGAGCGTAAGAAGAGGCTTTGCAACTTGTCTGTTCGCTGCCGGACACGGCGCAGGAAAAACATCACTGGATCCGGTTGCTGCGGCGCCCGAAACCCCGCGTTATGAACTAGTAAGGGTCCCCGCCCCTCGTGAATGCGTGTCGAGTCAGCGGGTCTGGTCAACTACTATTGCGCGGGGTGTGTCACCTGTACCGCCGCCTTCCGGCGACTTTTCTGTCGCTATTTGACGTACTTCGCATACACTGCGAATCACCGATGGACCAGCCTGGGGAGATCACACAACTGCTGCGTGAGTGGGGCGGTGGCAAGCCTGTCGACTCTGACCACCTGTTTCAACTGGTGTACCCGCAACTGCGGGCCCTGGCTGCTTCGCTGATGCAGCGCGAACGCCGCGGGCACTTGCTGCAGCCAACCGGCGTGGTCAACGAGCTGTTTCTGAAGCTGGTGCAACAGCGCAAGCTGGAATTCAACAACCGCGAGCATTTCTATAGCTTCGCGGCGCGGCTCATGCGCCGCATCCTGGTGGACTTCGCCCGCGGCCAGGGTCGTGCCAAGCGCGACGGCGGGCAGGCGATTCCGCTGACCGATGAAATCCTCTGGGCTGACGCGGCGCCTGAGAACATCCTGGACCTCGACAACGCGCTGTCCGACCTGGACGCGGTGGACCCGCGCAAGTGCCGCATGGTGGAATTGCGGTTCATCCTGGGGTTTACGGCCGAAGAGACCGCCGACCTGATGGGCCTTTCCAAGGCCAGCGTGGACCGCGATCTGCGCTTCGCAAGGTCCTGGTTGCAAACCCGCTTAGCTCCCTCTGTCATTCGGGCCTGACACAACACCTCTATGTTTCGCGCCAACAGCAGTGAGGTCCTGAAACAGGAGCGCATGCCGGACGAGACAGAACTCCCAAGCTCGCTTTCGAGCACTTCACCACGAGAGTGGGAGGCCGCGCATTGGGCCGATTTGCAGAAGCTGTACCACATGGCTGCGGCGGCCGAGCCTGGTGAACGCACCCGCATCCTGCGTGCCGCTACCCAGGATGCGGAGCTGGTAACGCGGGTGCTGGAACTGTTAGAAGCCGATGCGGAAAGTGAGGTGGACCCGGCGTCCACTGCGCCTTCCGGTCCAGCATCCCCGGGCCGAGTCGGACCTTACAAACTGCTGCGGCTTATTGGGAGCGGTGGCCTGGGAGCGGTGTACCTGGCGCAGCGCGTGCTGGGCGGAGCGGTGCAGCGCTGTGCTGTGAAGGTGCTGAGCCTGCACGCTGCCGGGCTCGCCATGGAAGCGCGGTTTCTGCGCGAACAGCAGATTATCGCCACGCTCGACCACCCGCACATCACGCGCATGCTCGACGCAGGCTTTTCCGACGAAGGCCAGCCGTTCCTCGCGATGGAGTTTGTTGACGGTGACACGTTGACCGGCACGTGCGACACGCAACGCATGCCCATTCGAGATCGCATCCAGCTCTTCTTGCAGGTATGCGATGCCGTCTCCTATGCCCACCGCATGCTCGTGGTGCACCTTGACCTAAAGCCCAGCAACATCCTCGTCTCGCGTAGCGGCGAAGCGAAGTTGCTGGACTTTGGCACGAGCAAGCTGGTTGACCCGGACTCCGCGCTCACCACCACCGTGCTTGCTACCCCGGCGTACGCCAGCCCGGAGCAGATGCGCGGCCAGCCGGTCAGCACCGCGTGTGACGTGTATGGCCTCGGTGCCGTGCTCTATGAGTTGTTGTCCGGAGAACGTCCTTGGGGCGCGGCGTCCGGAGTTCTGGTCATGGAGCATGCACTGCGCGAGCAGGAGCCGCCAGCCATCACTGAAACGGTGAGTGAGGACGCGGCGAGCTTGCGGGCCGAAGGCTCGGCGGCAGCACTGCGGCAACGTTTGCGCGGCGATCTGGCAAGTATCGTGGCCAGATGCCTGCGCAGCCGCCCCGGTGACCGGTACGTCTCAGTAGACCGGCTCGCGGACGACTTGCGGCGGTACCTGCAAGGGCGACCGGTTGCGGCCAGGAAACGGACGCTTCGCTACCGTTCCGGAAAGTTTCTGCGCCGCAACTGGAAGCCGGTCGTTTCCGTCGCAGCCGTGCTGCTGGCGTTGGTTACAGCGGCTAC contains:
- a CDS encoding ATPase domain-containing protein, encoding MPEPNQRMNTGVPGLDDILQGGLPGGEMYLLEGDPGTGKTTIAMQFLLEGIRRNEPVLYLSLSEPEQELRRSADSHGWDFSVVPVVEFIPDEASLGSDEQYTVFHPTDVELSSTIDRMSAEVEKAKPTRLVIDSLSELRLLAVDNIRYRRQLLALKRFFAGRRTTVLMLDDRTSDGHDRQLQSIAHGVIRLEKLARTFGVTRRQIEILKLRGSTFREGFHDYNIHYEGVIVYPRLVAAEHSTTFEHTVVQSGLPQLDKLFGGGIPRGSSTLIIGPTGSGKSSIAMQYAYTAASQGERAIIYAFDEVLRTAQERAEGLGLDVRPLIDAGTLAMSQVDPAELSPGEFIWQIRRDVEDRHTKLVVIDSLNGFLNSMPGETDLLLHLHELLAFLNQKGVVSLLIMTQHGLVGTMQAQVDVSYLSDTVLLLRYFEASGRIRQSLAVLKKRVGNHERTLRELTFQDNRIQVGEALEDFQGVLTGVPTYLGNRPPDSAVGSSQRETFLGN
- a CDS encoding sensor histidine kinase — translated: MAIEHTLLVLAPVGRDASLLETAFTQAGMAAEVVPNLSVASKAVSSGEVGALVIAAETLGDGGISQLRQAIQAQPHWSDVPLLLLLPGHAKATASAHLEALLQHLPSATLVERPIRPATLLSLARAALKSRMRQYEVRSAIEQRDKAAAKLVESEKLAAVGRLAASISHEINNPLESLTNLLYLAQQDANLSLETRGYLEAADKELARAAHITQQSLRFHRQSTRPQRLGAADLLAPVLAIYAGRLSNNHVRLITDFRDNTQVVCREGEIRQVLSNLVSNAIDAMRLGGVLQIYSHRAVHPTSGEPGLAILLSDTGHGMPDHVAQRIFEAFYTTKGINGTGLGLWISADIARKHGGSLQVRSRQAGNRAGTLFRLFLPCELSTSV
- a CDS encoding Crp/Fnr family transcriptional regulator — protein: MADRFRNRFVEAVHNATGIDLAKHCEHVSLPNRTVLYRADSRPDCVRFLTSGVASVVNTMASGVSIEVGMFGCEGFAEATHLLGPLRGQKSSVVQVTGSAYRMDFSRFEREFCRNSAIRDLVLKVAQMESLAAAQIAACNGLHGVNARLARWLLMVNDRTEEAELPLTHEYLSELLGIRRPSISVSAGYLQRMGMIEYHRGMIRVERRDLLESAACECYWVLRSMRDNLFR
- a CDS encoding ECF-type sigma factor yields the protein MDQPGEITQLLREWGGGKPVDSDHLFQLVYPQLRALAASLMQRERRGHLLQPTGVVNELFLKLVQQRKLEFNNREHFYSFAARLMRRILVDFARGQGRAKRDGGQAIPLTDEILWADAAPENILDLDNALSDLDAVDPRKCRMVELRFILGFTAEETADLMGLSKASVDRDLRFARSWLQTRLAPSVIRA